One region of Camelus bactrianus isolate YW-2024 breed Bactrian camel chromosome 22, ASM4877302v1, whole genome shotgun sequence genomic DNA includes:
- the CERS4 gene encoding ceramide synthase 4: protein MWSSLNEWLWQDRFWLPANNSWADLEDRDGLVYPHPRDMLMALPLALVLLAVRFTFERFVGLPLSRWLGLRSQTRRLVKPIAALEKHFLTEGQRPTEPQMTLLATQCGLTLRQTQHWFRRRRNQDRPCLSKKFCEASWRFVFYLCSFIGGLLVLYRESWLWTPVMCWDNYPKQTLKLALYHWYLMELSFYISLLITLPFDIKRKDFKEQVVHHFITITLIVFSYSANLLRIGSLVLLLHDSSDFLLEACKLFNYTHWRRTCDTLFIIFSLVFFYTRLVLFPTEIIYTTYYESIANLEPFFSYYFFNTLLMLLQLLHVFWSCLILRMIYSFMKKGQMEKDVRSDVEESDSSDGEAAPEVPRLKNGAAHQPGAAPTDGPRIRAAGRVANGHTRAT, encoded by the exons ATGTGGTCCAGCCTGAACGAGTGGCTGTGGCAGGACAGGTTCTGGCTGCCAGCCAACAACTCATGGGCTGACCTAGAGGACCGAGATGGCTTGGTCTACCCCCACCCCCGGGACATGCTGATGGCCCTGCCCCTGGCGCTGGTGCTGCTGGCCGTGCGCTTTACCTTTGAGAG ATTCGTCGGCCTGCCCCTGAGCCGGTGGCTGGGGCTGCGCAGTCAGACCAGGAGGCTGGTGAAGCCCATTGCCGCTCTGGAGAAGCACTTCCTGACGGAAGGGCAGAGGCCCACAGAG ccccagatgACCCTCCTGGCCACCCAGTGCGGCCTCACGCTGCGGCAGACCCAACACTGGTTCCGGAGACGCCGGAACCAGGACCGGCCCTGCCTGAGCAAGAAGTTCTGTGAGGCCAG TTGGAGGTTCGTCTTCTACCTGTGCTCCTTCATCGGTGGACTCTTGGTCCTGTACCGC GAGTCATGGCTGTGGACGCCGGTGATGTGCTGGGACAATTACCCAAAGCAG ACCCTGAAGCTGGCCCTGTACCACTGGTACCTCATGGAGCTGAGTTTCTACATCTCCCTGCTGATCACGCTGCCCTTCGACATCAAGCGCAAG GATTTCAAGGAGCAGGTGGTGCATCACTTCATAACCATCACCCTGATCGTCTTCTCCTACAGCGCGAACCTGCTGCGCATTGGCTCTCTGGTGCTGCTGCTGCACGACTCCTCCGACTTCCTGCTGGAG GCCTGTAAGTTGTTCAACTACACGCACTGGCGGCGCACTTGCGACACTCTCTTCATCATCTTCTCCTTGGTCTTCTTCTACACTCGCCTTGTGCTCTTCCCCACAGA GATCATCTACACCACGTACTACGAATCCATCGCCAACCTGGAACCCTTCTTCAGCTACTACTTCTTCAACACGCTTCTgatgctgctgcagctgctgcacGTGTTCTGGTCTTGCCTCATCCTTCGCATGATCTACAGCTTTATGAAGAAAGGCCAG ATGGAGAAGGATGTTCGCAGTGACGTGGAGGAGTCGGATTCGAGCGACGGGGAGGCGGCCCCAGAGGTTCCGCGGCTGAAGAATGGGGCAGCTCACCAGCCTGGAGCAGCCCCCACCGATGGCCCTCGGATCCGGGCAGCCGGGCGGGTGGCCAATGGGCACACACGAGCCACGTAG